ATCACAACTCGGTTTAAATAGAATGTGAGATCCTGCCCTACACCTTAATGGCATACTTCCTCATTGGGAAGTACAtttccttcttcttctccctttcGGTCTTCAAAGATGCCTGCAAAGCAAAATAACAGATGCTCAATGATTCGGGTAGTTCCTATAGAACCTGATGCTGACAAGTATTAACAGATATTACTTGAGCCGAAATCAAAAGGATTTGCTTATACCTGGTGCTTGGTAAGCCTTCTGCGGATGGCTCGGGTCTTCTTGGGACGGAGATCAAGAGGCAAGAATTTCTTATTCTTGTATGCCTCCCTCAATGCAGACTTCTGCTTCTGTGAGATTACAGTCAGAACTTGAGCAATGGACAGCCTCACCACCTTTCTGCATCCACAACACCACCAGACTCAGAACAAAGTTCCGAAACCAATGAATCGATAACCAGAACACTGGAAAACCGGAACAACAAGACCTCAAGCATTCAACTAAGAAACCGTAAACAGAACTTCAAAAAAGCAGAAAGCTCGACTTGTCAACCAAACCATTTCAAGTTCATTTTCACAGCTTTCTATTTCACTTCTCGCAAACTTGGTAAACAATCAAACTCGAGAAAAAACAGAGAGTATAGCAGAAATAAACATCAATCCAAACATTATTCCTCCATCGAAAAAGTAAAATCATGCAGCTTGCTATGCATGAAAACCAGTTTCTCACATTGTATTCTTGAAAACCAttagtattaaaattttatttattaaaacaaaatataCTATTCAAAGCAGATGAAACATTTCATTTCACCCATTTCTTACTACTTTATCAATTATATAAattacattttcactaaaaaaccAAAGAAAATTATAGGTACCCATTTCTTCAAATAAACTAAGAAACCAAATCCCAATTTATATGCCCAATTAAACATAAACTTAAGATCCATggctaaaacataataaaatcaacaaaaatgagaGAGAAGAATAAGGTTTACATCTTAGAAAGCTTGTTAGGTGCACCACCGGTAACTTTAGCAACGCGAAGAAGAGCAAGTTCAGCTTTGAGATCTTTCAACTGAGCTAAAAGCTCGGTTTTTGATTTCTGTCGCAACTCATGAACCTTGATCCTTgctgtttttatttatttacaaagaaaacaaaaagaagaagttaaaaacccatgttcaGCATTCTTAAAATTAACGATAACATGTAAGAAAAACATAGAGAATTTACAGGCTTTTTAATCAGTTACCCATTGCTTTGCTTCTTTTGCTGTTCTGCTGCTGGACGACAACGGCGGCCTCTCTCTGTTTTCAGGGATAAATATACGCTGAAACCCTAAATTTAAAGAAGCGGAGGGTTTTTTAAAGTGTGGAGTTTGCTTGGGCCTTACTGggctttatttctttctttctggTTTCAATAAAATTAGATATTTTTGGGGCGTAATCTTCATTGGAATTTATGAAATTTAAGTATTGgaattaaaataatacattaattataTCCATAATTATAATCAATATCAATAAGTGTTGGGTACAATTAGAAATTACAATGGAACGGGATAGAGGCAAGAGAGGATGTTGTTAACTGTTTTATAATTAGCATGTTTTGCTCCATCGTCCATCTTATGTATAATTTTCAAAACCACAACCACCTTCATAGATCTTGAAAACATCCATTCCCACCTTGTTTCACTCAGTATCAATTTAATATTTGCTACTtatctttaataattttaatcttttgaaagttaagtaaatatttaaacatatttcTTAAAAATTTAAGGGAGAGGTTGATACTGTCATAACATAAACCAAAGCTATgaattacaaaaaataaaaattaaaaactagagAGATTCTCTCTTTCCGAGAGCATAGgtagaagaaaaaaaatggtggAATTAAGCGGGTAGCTTGGAGGGAAAAAAATGGGTTGAGGAAGAAGTCAAATTTAACAATCCACATGGCATACACAGTTAGCTGGCATTAAAGATTTAATCAtcgagggactaaattgtaaatttttttatttggatGAGTAAAATGAAAGTGCTCAAAAAGTTAGGTGACTAACTAGATAATTTaccttataatttttttatatatttgtgtatattaataaattttatacacACGTTTGTGCTCTAAATTGTGATTTTCACATGCATATACGAGTGATCGGATTCGGGGTGAGCAAAACTTGAATAAATTCAAAACGatcgatttttttaaaatttcgagttaatcgaatcaAATTATTctagttatttatttttttcaagtcaacttgaataagtaataCGAGTTTTGAGtttgagtcgagttgaattttacaattcgaataactgATTGGTATAAATACTCATTTGATTCTTATCAAATTTGAAATTGAGCAAATTGATCTCTCTaaacaaaattacaagaaaaaatcaaaatgattttcaaaaattcaaaatatttataaaaatccaaaacttatatttttaaaaatatataaatttaaaaaattctaaagaacatataaagaaagttaaaattttaaaaattttctaaaataataattttgggacataaataagttaattaatgattcaaatttatcatattaaagtatcttattttttcttattttactttgaaaaagtttttaaatatatatggtttcaaatttatgtgttctAACATTGAATTAGTTATATAgtacaagattttaatttgaaatatttaatttttttatttaactcaAACAATTTCACTCGATTCAACTCGACTTAAATTTCATTTCATTCGACTCGAttaagaaaattttcaaattgagttaggatgataaaataaaacTCGTTAACTCACTTTTTTTTACTTGATTCCATTCGACTCAATTTaatcgaacgctcacccctagataagatttttttaattaatgatgtcgTTGACTAAGTTATTGTCACAAATTAACTCGACACCAACTCAAGGTTGATGACAAAACAACGATAAACAATTGTATTTATTTAGTATTCTTAACTTGATGTGTTCTTGTGTTCAAATTTCATTTTACTTATAGTTTaatctattttttcttttaaaatcgtaaatatttcatgtgttattatcaATTAACTTCAAACcataaatttcattattattgtatattatttttaaacacacatcTATATTTTAAATAGAGATTTACACATGCATATGCATGTGATATGATTTCTAGtagtatataattttaatatacaaTAATCACTTAATATGTGAAAATGTATTCaatcttaaatataaaaaatatgtttGGACACCATAGAGTAATTGTAATAAAGTATAATTACAATAAATTATCTATATTGATGTCACTCTTAACTGGATCCATCAATTCAATTatgaaattacaaaaataccctttcttttaaattataattaatattattataacgGTACTTTTATCTTTTCATTCTTTTATACTATCGTTAAATAAAaagattataaattataaaattaatgattgaatatgttttcaaaaacaataaaatataatttcattacCACTCCACCTATATTCACTGctaaattttttaaagaaaattttttaatataaaatattttctttcatCGACATCTTGAGTTTAATAAAATCTATTAATTCCTTAAACATATTTAAGTCTCAATATGtatttacattttaattctttatattaaaagaatataaaataaaataaaaataattgaagtattctaattactatcattaattataataatttcataaatatgtGTAACTATAATAATTGCTTTCCAAACACacaaaattgataaataaaaacatGCTTTTAAGGAAAAAATGGATTCTTTTTTTGAAAATGCTGTGTTTGGAGATTACTTTGCGGAAGGTTTAATTCCTAAGAAGATCCATTTTAGGGATAAAAATAAGGGCGTGAATATAGAATTATTGGTAGATCAGGTTAAGCAACCAATAACATCTTGGAAAGACAAATTAGTTGGTTTTTCTTCTAACATTGCTGGGAAAGATTTAGAGGTAAAGGAGGATTTTGACTTGTTGGAAGTCCATTATCAACGGTATTCCTTCAATCAAATTCTCAGATAGGATTTAACAAATTCTTACTCAGAGTATGGAAAACACTGTGATCTTGAAGCTCTTGGGATGCAATATTGGTTTCTcgattttacaaaataaaatttacaGCTTATGGAATCCCTCGTTGCCATTCCATTTGATGGATATCGAGAATGGATACTTCTTGGCCAAATTTGAGAATAAACTTGACTGTGAAAATGTCTTTTCGGAAGGTCATTGGATTATTTTTGGTCAATATCTGACAGTAGAACCATGGACAGTATCTTTTGACCTAGCATAAACATTCTCGAGCGTGGTGATATCGTGGATCAGATTTTCGAGTTTGTCGGGCTACATGTATAAGCATAAGGTATTAATGGAAATCGGGGGTCTGATGGGCAAGGTTGCCAAATTGGGTATGAATACCGATAACAAAGCAAAAGGTAGATTTGCACGCATGGTTGTGTATATTAATCTGGATAGACCTTTggtgttttaaattttaatcaatAGTAAAATACAGAGAGTCAAGTATGAATTTTTACCAACAGTTTGTTTTCACTGTGGAAGCTATGGCTACATGAAGGATGTCTACCCTTTTAGGGTCACTGAACCCAGCTCCTAAAAGAATCTACCACGATCTAAAACTCTGCTAGAAGTTGTAAGTATGGTCAATGATGGAACGGGTGAGAGTGGCGGAACATACGGGCCATGAATACTGGTGGATAAGAAATCACGTCGAAAATCGAGGGATTGACCACAGATTGACACTGGAATCATGACAAAGAAAAATGAGGGATCTCATTTTAGGGCTCTAACAAAAATGAAAATTATCGCTGGAATTAAATCTGGTTAAGATGATAGTTTGGCTAATCGCAGTAATAAGGGGAAAAAAGTTCTATTCGGAGGCAATTAAAGGATTGAGGTTCCCCACTTTATTGTAGGCCGTCTAGAAAATAGGGCTCAAAATAAAGGCCCATTTAATGAATTAGACTTTAAAAACTTGGTAGGTTCTTCAAGATTAAAATAAAATGCTAATCGGTCAGGTGTTGGGCTTGTTTGGTCCAAAAAGCAAGTAGATAGTCCAAGGTCATTAAATAATGGGGCTTTTGAGGGCCTAAGGAAGAGTAGCTTGTTGTTGGGTAATAAACTAAGTTAGGGGAACGAGTCATCTAATGGGTTAGCGATAAGTGAGGATCCTTCTTTGTAAGATCGGGTTGTAATGGAACTTGGTAGAGAACGCTTGATTGAAGCAACTACTGAAAATGAAATAATGTACCGGCAGATGATGGCGGCTCTACAAAATCGAGTTCAGCCACTTTCAACGGCGGTAGTGGTGGTATCTTAGAATCTTTCTCCTATCCGAGGTTAACGTCGGAAGGTTCTGTAGATGTTATAGTAGCTGAAATGAACAACAGCCTCGATCCTAGCAGACATACGATTGTCATTTTCAGGGAAACCAAAGACCTAAATCCCGGTGTTTCGATGAATGGGGTACCATTTCAACTTCAAAGAAAGGAAAATCAAAGTCATCATGAAGAGATTTGAGGGAGAAAGTTATAGGAGTGCAGTTATTAAAAAAGctcaataaaattattcattgTAGAGAAAGTCGATTCAAGGCAAACAATAATTCAAAGGTTTTGTTGCGTGAATCAATGGCCCATTTGGTTGAGGTTATTTTGACACAACATATTGTGGAGTTCGGCTCAAGTGCCCATATAAAGTTGAAGGAATTCAGGCTTATAGTGAATATCCAAGACAATAAGGCCTcgatttatattattatttttttatggatttaaatctGATGATATTTTTGTGGAGCTGTCAAGGTTGTGTTAGCAATAAATATTTTCGTGCTTTCTATGAGTATAATGTGCAGCATGGTCCAAATATTGTGTACCTACTGAAACCGAAAGTAAGCGGTAAAAAAAGCAAATTTAATAATTGATAAACTGGGGTTTAATTATTCTCACCATGTTGAAGCTATTGATTTTTCAAAAGGAATTTGGATAGGTTGGAAGGAATCTGTTCAAATTAGAATTATTTAAAATCATCCTCAGTTCATTCTCCTTTATGTTTTTGACAATGCTCTCTCTAATTCTATTTTCATCTTTTTTATTTATGATAGCTCGGATGGGAGGAAAAGAAAGTCACTTTGGGACGATTTGAAAGTTGCATTACCTCAAGATCCCTTTCCATGGTTGATAATGGGCTATTTTAATGCTATTTTCTTACCTAATGATAAAAAAGTAATAGTGTCATAGGAATgagatgtaattttttttttgcaattttgttGATTCTTGTAATTTGGAGGATCTAGGGTTCATTAGGCCATCCTTTACTTGGCAAAGATGTAGCATGTCTAAGAGCCTAGATTGGGCACTAGTTAATAACACTTGGGCTTCATCTTTTCCCCATTACATTGTTTATCACCTTCCACGAATTAAATCTAAACACAGTCTCATCTTCTTGAAAACCAAACCGAAAATTAGTTTGGCTAAAGGAAGACCCTTTAGGTTTCTTGTAGGGTGGACGAAACACGCTAATTTTCCCACTTTGGTCAATGACAAGTGGAACTATTTAAGTAATATGGCTAACTCTTTTACTAAATTTACCTCGCATGTTAAAGAATGGAACATGTCAGTTTACGAATTTATAGGTACTCGCAAAAGGCATATTATGAGATTGCTTTTGAATATTCAAAAGGCATTAGATCATTCGACCTCTATTCATGAGGAGTTACTTTAGAGGCAAAAAACTAGATGCGATTGGCTCCAGCTTCGATATCGTAACACAATTTTTTCATTGTCGTACGATCCAAAGAAGGAAATTTAATTGTATAATGGCTTTATACATTTATAATGGTGAAT
The Gossypium arboreum isolate Shixiya-1 chromosome 10, ASM2569848v2, whole genome shotgun sequence genome window above contains:
- the LOC108480309 gene encoding 60S ribosomal protein L35-like, encoding MARIKVHELRQKSKTELLAQLKDLKAELALLRVAKVTGGAPNKLSKIKVVRLSIAQVLTVISQKQKSALREAYKNKKFLPLDLRPKKTRAIRRRLTKHQASLKTEREKKKEMYFPMRKYAIKV